Proteins encoded by one window of Arabidopsis thaliana chromosome 2, partial sequence:
- a CDS encoding F-box SKIP23-like protein (DUF295) (CONTAINS InterPro DOMAIN/s: F-box domain, cyclin-like (InterPro:IPR001810), Protein of unknown function DUF295 (InterPro:IPR005174); BEST Arabidopsis thaliana protein match is: F-box family protein with a domain of unknown function (DUF295) (TAIR:AT2G17036.1); Has 414 Blast hits to 409 proteins in 12 species: Archae - 0; Bacteria - 0; Metazoa - 0; Fungi - 0; Plants - 414; Viruses - 0; Other Eukaryotes - 0 (source: NCBI BLink).) has translation MVDWSTLPKDLLDLISKSLESSFDLIQFRSVCSSWRSAAEPKSPLPTHHLPILPDNGGSLFPDSAVGFRLSQRSILLIKPHEPCIESDSFGWLIKVEEDLNVPRKVTLLDPLCDTRNSIPENFPRVLDMSKFKVRELGREFKLHYFNTVGDIVESLYLEKAVVKYLDCDGDYKFVLLTIHVSGKLAVFRSWDRAWTVINDMPSPYDDVMLFDGRFFAVDNNGRTVVVDYSSLKLTLVASPVFGGDKKFLIESCGEMLLVDMYLSLEAVEGDPGFVEEIFEHPAFYMNERTVKFKVYRFVEREESWVDVYDLEDKMLFLGDDSTFSASASDILPLCDGSSVFFNGNVFNGEDLGAMQDRDLGVFDFRSGKIELVQKLPEYAKLFWPPPPWITSHARAEDHIGETSSQS, from the exons ATGGTGGATTGGTCTACACTACCGAAGGATCTTTTAGACctaatttcaaaatctctaGAATCTTCCTTCGATCTCATCCAATTCCGTTCCGTTTGTTCTTCATGGCGATCCGCCGCCGAGCCGAAAAGTCCTCTTCCAACACATCATCTCCCGATCCTCCCCGATAACGGGGGGAGTCTCTTCCCTGATTCCGCCGTTGGTTTCCGTCTCTCGCAGCGGAGTATCTTACTTATCAAGCCTCATGAACCGTGTATCGAATCGGATTCGTTTGGATGGTTGATCAAAGTCGAGGAAGATCTTAATGTTCCTCGTAAGGTGACTCTTTTAGATCCGTTATGTGATACAAGAAACTCAATTCCTGAGAATTTCCCTCGTGTTCTCGATATGTCCAAGTTTAAGGTTCGAGAATTGGGTCGTGAATTCAAGCTTCATTATTTCAATACTGTTGGTGATATTGTAGAGAGTTTGTATTTGGAGAAAGCTGTTGTTAAGTATCTAGATTGTGATGGAGATTATAAATTTGTGTTGCTTACGATTCATGTTTCGGGGAAGTTAGCTGTGTTTAGGTCTTGGGATCGAGCATGGACTGTGATTAATGACATGCCTTCTCCTTATGATGATGTGATGTTGTTCGATGGACGTTTCTTTGCGGTTGATAACAACGGGAGGACTGTGGTTGTGGATTACAGTTCCTTGAAGTTGACGTTGGTTGCGAGTCCTGTGTTTGGTGGTGATAAGAagtttttgattgaatcttGTGGTGAAATGTTGCTTGTTGATATGTACTTGAGCTTAGAGGCAGTGGAAGGGGATCCTGGATTTGTTGAGGAGATTTTCGAGCATCCTGCGTTTTATATGAATGAGAGAACAGTCAAATTTAAAGTGTATAGATTTGTGGAAAGAGAGGAGAGTTGGGTTGATGTTTACGATCTTGAGGATAAGATGTTGTTCCTTGGTGATGATTCCACCTTTTCTGCTTCAGCTTCCGATATATTACCTCTATGTGATGGAAGCTCTGTGTTCTTCAACGGTAATGTCTTCAATGGGGAAGACTTGGGTGCGATGCAAGATCGAGATTTGGGAGTGTTTGACTTCAGGAGTGGGAAAATAGAGCTAGTGCAAAAACTCCCTGAATATGCTAAGCTGTTTTGGCCTCCACCTCCTTGGATAACTTCTCATGCG CGTGCTGAAGATCATATTGGAGAAACATCATCCCAATCTTGA
- a CDS encoding pentatricopeptide (PPR) repeat-containing protein (pentatricopeptide (PPR) repeat-containing protein; CONTAINS InterPro DOMAIN/s: Pentatricopeptide repeat (InterPro:IPR002885), Smr protein/MutS2 C-terminal (InterPro:IPR002625); BEST Arabidopsis thaliana protein match is: Pentatricopeptide repeat (PPR) superfamily protein (TAIR:AT5G48730.1); Has 2363 Blast hits to 1770 proteins in 90 species: Archae - 0; Bacteria - 0; Metazoa - 2; Fungi - 0; Plants - 2346; Viruses - 0; Other Eukaryotes - 15 (source: NCBI BLink).) has product MAALIQTIHGGVVVTRTLTLVYPSTFTSRHKALNQMTSSSNSGLRRFLFTPPQRLSQGICYWGAELSNNVSWTYKTKMVVRSKAGAVPLMKHGDRFLSSLSSPALAGDPSAINRHIKKFVAASPKSVALNVLSHLLSDQTSHPHLSFFALSLYSEITEASWFDWNPKLIAELIALLNKQERFDESETLLSTAVSRLKSNERDFTLFLCNLVESNSKQGSIQGFSEASFRLREIIQRSSSVYVKTQAYKSMVSGLCNMDQPHDAERVIEEMRMEKIKPGLFEYKSVLYGYGRLGLFDDMNRVVHRMGTEGHKIDTVCSNMVLSSYGAHDALPQMGSWLQKLKGFNVPFSIRTYNSVLNSCPTIISMLKDLDSCPVSLSELRTFLNEDEALLVHELTQSSVLDEAIEWNAVEGKLDLHGMHLSSSYLILLQWMDETRLRFSEEKCVIPAEIVVVSGSGKHSNVRGESPVKALVKKIMVRTGSPMRIDRKNVGSFIAKGKTVKEWLCK; this is encoded by the exons ATGGCGGCTTTGATCCAGACCATCCATGGTG GTGTGGTTGTTACCAGAACCTTGACTCTTGTTTATCCTTCTACCTTTACGTCCAGACACAAAGCTCTGAACCAGATGACAAGTAGCAGTAACAGCGGCTTGCGACGGTTCCTGTTCACTCCGCCTCAGCGGCTAAGCCAAGGTATCTGTTACTGGGGAGCAGAGCTAAGCAACAATGTGTCATGGACTTACAAAACGAAAATGGTTGTTCGATCCAAGGCCGGAGCAGTGCCTCTGATGAAGCATGGCGACCggtttctctcctctctctcgtCTCCAGCCTTAGCTGGTGATCCGTCAGCGATAAACCGACACATTAAGAAGTTTGTGGCTGCTTCACCCAAATCAGTTGCTCTCAATGTCCTCTCTCATCTCCTCTCTGATCAAACTTCCCATCCTCATCTCTCCTTCTTTGCTCTGTCT TTGTATTCGGAAATTACTGAAGCGTCGTGGTTTGATTGGAATCCTAAACTCATTGCTGAACTTATTGCTTTGCTcaataaacaagaaagatttGATGAATCAGAAACGCTACTTTCTACTGCGGTTTCGAGACTGAAGTCAAATGAAAGAGACTTTACTCTCTTCCTCTGCAATTTGGTTGAATCAAATTCTAAACAAGGGTCTATACAAGGTTTCAGTGAAGCATCTTTTCGTTTGAGAGAGATAATCCAAAGATCATCATCAGTTTATGTCAAAACTCAAGCTTACAAGTCTATGGTTTCTGGATTATGTAACATGGACCAGCCTCATGATGCGGAAAGAGTTATCGAGGAGATGagaatggaaaaaataaagcCGGGATTGTTTGAATATAAGTCTGTTCTATACGGCTATGGAAGATTAGGATTGTTTGACGATATGAACAGAGTAGTACACAGAATGGGAACAGAAGGTCACAAAATCGACACAGTTTGTTCAAATATGGTTCTCTCTTCCTATGGAGCTCATGATGCATTGCCCCAAATGGGTTCTTGGTTACAGAAGTTGAAGGGTTTTAATGTTCCTTTCTCCATAAGGACGTATAACTCGGTCTTGAATTCTTGTCCTACCATCATATCAATGTTGAAAGACTTGGATAGCTGTCCGGTTTCTCTTTCTGAACTGCGTACTTTTCTGAATGAGGACGAAGCACTTCTGGTCCATGAATTGACTCAGTCATCAGTTTTAGATGAAGCAATTGAGTGGAACGCGGTAGAGGGTAAGTTGGATTTACATGGTATGCACTTGAGCTCATCGTATTTGATATTGCTGCAATGGATGGATGAGACCAGACTTAGATTTAGCGAAGAAAAGTGTGTAATTCCTGCAGAGATTGTAGTTGTTTCTGGATCTGGAAAGCATAGCAATGTAAGAGGAGAGTCACCGGTGAAAGCGCTGGTTAAAAAGATAATGGTGCGTACTGGAAGCCCGATGAGAATTGACCGGAAGAATGTTGGTAGTTTTATTGCCAAGGGAAAAACTGTTAAAGAATGGCTCTGCAAATGA
- a CDS encoding pentatricopeptide (PPR) repeat-containing protein (pentatricopeptide (PPR) repeat-containing protein; CONTAINS InterPro DOMAIN/s: Pentatricopeptide repeat (InterPro:IPR002885), Smr protein/MutS2 C-terminal (InterPro:IPR002625); BEST Arabidopsis thaliana protein match is: Pentatricopeptide repeat (PPR) superfamily protein (TAIR:AT5G48730.1); Has 2021 Blast hits to 1571 proteins in 89 species: Archae - 0; Bacteria - 0; Metazoa - 2; Fungi - 0; Plants - 2004; Viruses - 0; Other Eukaryotes - 15 (source: NCBI BLink).), protein MAALIQTIHGVVVTRTLTLVYPSTFTSRHKALNQMTSSSNSGLRRFLFTPPQRLSQGICYWGAELSNNVSWTYKTKMVVRSKAGAVPLMKHGDRFLSSLSSPALAGDPSAINRHIKKFVAASPKSVALNVLSHLLSDQTSHPHLSFFALSLYSEITEASWFDWNPKLIAELIALLNKQERFDESETLLSTAVSRLKSNERDFTLFLCNLVESNSKQGSIQGFSEASFRLREIIQRSSSVYVKTQAYKSMVSGLCNMDQPHDAERVIEEMRMEKIKPGLFEYKSVLYGYGRLGLFDDMNRVVHRMGTEGHKIDTVCSNMVLSSYGAHDALPQMGSWLQKLKGFNVPFSIRTYNSVLNSCPTIISMLKDLDSCPVSLSELRTFLNEDEALLVHELTQSSVLDEAIEWNAVEGKLDLHGMHLSSSYLILLQWMDETRLRFSEEKCVIPAEIVVVSGSGKHSNVRGESPVKALVKKIMVRTGSPMRIDRKNVGSFIAKGKTVKEWLCK, encoded by the exons ATGGCGGCTTTGATCCAGACCATCCATG GTGTGGTTGTTACCAGAACCTTGACTCTTGTTTATCCTTCTACCTTTACGTCCAGACACAAAGCTCTGAACCAGATGACAAGTAGCAGTAACAGCGGCTTGCGACGGTTCCTGTTCACTCCGCCTCAGCGGCTAAGCCAAGGTATCTGTTACTGGGGAGCAGAGCTAAGCAACAATGTGTCATGGACTTACAAAACGAAAATGGTTGTTCGATCCAAGGCCGGAGCAGTGCCTCTGATGAAGCATGGCGACCggtttctctcctctctctcgtCTCCAGCCTTAGCTGGTGATCCGTCAGCGATAAACCGACACATTAAGAAGTTTGTGGCTGCTTCACCCAAATCAGTTGCTCTCAATGTCCTCTCTCATCTCCTCTCTGATCAAACTTCCCATCCTCATCTCTCCTTCTTTGCTCTGTCT TTGTATTCGGAAATTACTGAAGCGTCGTGGTTTGATTGGAATCCTAAACTCATTGCTGAACTTATTGCTTTGCTcaataaacaagaaagatttGATGAATCAGAAACGCTACTTTCTACTGCGGTTTCGAGACTGAAGTCAAATGAAAGAGACTTTACTCTCTTCCTCTGCAATTTGGTTGAATCAAATTCTAAACAAGGGTCTATACAAGGTTTCAGTGAAGCATCTTTTCGTTTGAGAGAGATAATCCAAAGATCATCATCAGTTTATGTCAAAACTCAAGCTTACAAGTCTATGGTTTCTGGATTATGTAACATGGACCAGCCTCATGATGCGGAAAGAGTTATCGAGGAGATGagaatggaaaaaataaagcCGGGATTGTTTGAATATAAGTCTGTTCTATACGGCTATGGAAGATTAGGATTGTTTGACGATATGAACAGAGTAGTACACAGAATGGGAACAGAAGGTCACAAAATCGACACAGTTTGTTCAAATATGGTTCTCTCTTCCTATGGAGCTCATGATGCATTGCCCCAAATGGGTTCTTGGTTACAGAAGTTGAAGGGTTTTAATGTTCCTTTCTCCATAAGGACGTATAACTCGGTCTTGAATTCTTGTCCTACCATCATATCAATGTTGAAAGACTTGGATAGCTGTCCGGTTTCTCTTTCTGAACTGCGTACTTTTCTGAATGAGGACGAAGCACTTCTGGTCCATGAATTGACTCAGTCATCAGTTTTAGATGAAGCAATTGAGTGGAACGCGGTAGAGGGTAAGTTGGATTTACATGGTATGCACTTGAGCTCATCGTATTTGATATTGCTGCAATGGATGGATGAGACCAGACTTAGATTTAGCGAAGAAAAGTGTGTAATTCCTGCAGAGATTGTAGTTGTTTCTGGATCTGGAAAGCATAGCAATGTAAGAGGAGAGTCACCGGTGAAAGCGCTGGTTAAAAAGATAATGGTGCGTACTGGAAGCCCGATGAGAATTGACCGGAAGAATGTTGGTAGTTTTATTGCCAAGGGAAAAACTGTTAAAGAATGGCTCTGCAAATGA
- a CDS encoding pentatricopeptide (PPR) repeat-containing protein, protein MVVNPTCVVVTRTLTLVYPSTFTSRHKALNQMTSSSNSGLRRFLFTPPQRLSQGICYWGAELSNNVSWTYKTKMVVRSKAGAVPLMKHGDRFLSSLSSPALAGDPSAINRHIKKFVAASPKSVALNVLSHLLSDQTSHPHLSFFALSLYSEITEASWFDWNPKLIAELIALLNKQERFDESETLLSTAVSRLKSNERDFTLFLCNLVESNSKQGSIQGFSEASFRLREIIQRSSSVYVKTQAYKSMVSGLCNMDQPHDAERVIEEMRMEKIKPGLFEYKSVLYGYGRLGLFDDMNRVVHRMGTEGHKIDTVCSNMVLSSYGAHDALPQMGSWLQKLKGFNVPFSIRTYNSVLNSCPTIISMLKDLDSCPVSLSELRTFLNEDEALLVHELTQSSVLDEAIEWNAVEGKLDLHGMHLSSSYLILLQWMDETRLRFSEEKCVIPAEIVVVSGSGKHSNVRGESPVKALVKKIMVRTGSPMRIDRKNVGSFIAKGKTVKEWLCK, encoded by the exons ATGGTGGTAAACCCAACTT GTGTGGTTGTTACCAGAACCTTGACTCTTGTTTATCCTTCTACCTTTACGTCCAGACACAAAGCTCTGAACCAGATGACAAGTAGCAGTAACAGCGGCTTGCGACGGTTCCTGTTCACTCCGCCTCAGCGGCTAAGCCAAGGTATCTGTTACTGGGGAGCAGAGCTAAGCAACAATGTGTCATGGACTTACAAAACGAAAATGGTTGTTCGATCCAAGGCCGGAGCAGTGCCTCTGATGAAGCATGGCGACCggtttctctcctctctctcgtCTCCAGCCTTAGCTGGTGATCCGTCAGCGATAAACCGACACATTAAGAAGTTTGTGGCTGCTTCACCCAAATCAGTTGCTCTCAATGTCCTCTCTCATCTCCTCTCTGATCAAACTTCCCATCCTCATCTCTCCTTCTTTGCTCTGTCT TTGTATTCGGAAATTACTGAAGCGTCGTGGTTTGATTGGAATCCTAAACTCATTGCTGAACTTATTGCTTTGCTcaataaacaagaaagatttGATGAATCAGAAACGCTACTTTCTACTGCGGTTTCGAGACTGAAGTCAAATGAAAGAGACTTTACTCTCTTCCTCTGCAATTTGGTTGAATCAAATTCTAAACAAGGGTCTATACAAGGTTTCAGTGAAGCATCTTTTCGTTTGAGAGAGATAATCCAAAGATCATCATCAGTTTATGTCAAAACTCAAGCTTACAAGTCTATGGTTTCTGGATTATGTAACATGGACCAGCCTCATGATGCGGAAAGAGTTATCGAGGAGATGagaatggaaaaaataaagcCGGGATTGTTTGAATATAAGTCTGTTCTATACGGCTATGGAAGATTAGGATTGTTTGACGATATGAACAGAGTAGTACACAGAATGGGAACAGAAGGTCACAAAATCGACACAGTTTGTTCAAATATGGTTCTCTCTTCCTATGGAGCTCATGATGCATTGCCCCAAATGGGTTCTTGGTTACAGAAGTTGAAGGGTTTTAATGTTCCTTTCTCCATAAGGACGTATAACTCGGTCTTGAATTCTTGTCCTACCATCATATCAATGTTGAAAGACTTGGATAGCTGTCCGGTTTCTCTTTCTGAACTGCGTACTTTTCTGAATGAGGACGAAGCACTTCTGGTCCATGAATTGACTCAGTCATCAGTTTTAGATGAAGCAATTGAGTGGAACGCGGTAGAGGGTAAGTTGGATTTACATGGTATGCACTTGAGCTCATCGTATTTGATATTGCTGCAATGGATGGATGAGACCAGACTTAGATTTAGCGAAGAAAAGTGTGTAATTCCTGCAGAGATTGTAGTTGTTTCTGGATCTGGAAAGCATAGCAATGTAAGAGGAGAGTCACCGGTGAAAGCGCTGGTTAAAAAGATAATGGTGCGTACTGGAAGCCCGATGAGAATTGACCGGAAGAATGTTGGTAGTTTTATTGCCAAGGGAAAAACTGTTAAAGAATGGCTCTGCAAATGA
- a CDS encoding pentatricopeptide (PPR) repeat-containing protein: MTSSSNSGLRRFLFTPPQRLSQGICYWGAELSNNVSWTYKTKMVVRSKAGAVPLMKHGDRFLSSLSSPALAGDPSAINRHIKKFVAASPKSVALNVLSHLLSDQTSHPHLSFFALSLYSEITEASWFDWNPKLIAELIALLNKQERFDESETLLSTAVSRLKSNERDFTLFLCNLVESNSKQGSIQGFSEASFRLREIIQRSSSVYVKTQAYKSMVSGLCNMDQPHDAERVIEEMRMEKIKPGLFEYKSVLYGYGRLGLFDDMNRVVHRMGTEGHKIDTVCSNMVLSSYGAHDALPQMGSWLQKLKGFNVPFSIRTYNSVLNSCPTIISMLKDLDSCPVSLSELRTFLNEDEALLVHELTQSSVLDEAIEWNAVEGKLDLHGMHLSSSYLILLQWMDETRLRFSEEKCVIPAEIVVVSGSGKHSNVRGESPVKALVKKIMVRTGSPMRIDRKNVGSFIAKGKTVKEWLCK; this comes from the exons ATGACAAGTAGCAGTAACAGCGGCTTGCGACGGTTCCTGTTCACTCCGCCTCAGCGGCTAAGCCAAGGTATCTGTTACTGGGGAGCAGAGCTAAGCAACAATGTGTCATGGACTTACAAAACGAAAATGGTTGTTCGATCCAAGGCCGGAGCAGTGCCTCTGATGAAGCATGGCGACCggtttctctcctctctctcgtCTCCAGCCTTAGCTGGTGATCCGTCAGCGATAAACCGACACATTAAGAAGTTTGTGGCTGCTTCACCCAAATCAGTTGCTCTCAATGTCCTCTCTCATCTCCTCTCTGATCAAACTTCCCATCCTCATCTCTCCTTCTTTGCTCTGTCT TTGTATTCGGAAATTACTGAAGCGTCGTGGTTTGATTGGAATCCTAAACTCATTGCTGAACTTATTGCTTTGCTcaataaacaagaaagatttGATGAATCAGAAACGCTACTTTCTACTGCGGTTTCGAGACTGAAGTCAAATGAAAGAGACTTTACTCTCTTCCTCTGCAATTTGGTTGAATCAAATTCTAAACAAGGGTCTATACAAGGTTTCAGTGAAGCATCTTTTCGTTTGAGAGAGATAATCCAAAGATCATCATCAGTTTATGTCAAAACTCAAGCTTACAAGTCTATGGTTTCTGGATTATGTAACATGGACCAGCCTCATGATGCGGAAAGAGTTATCGAGGAGATGagaatggaaaaaataaagcCGGGATTGTTTGAATATAAGTCTGTTCTATACGGCTATGGAAGATTAGGATTGTTTGACGATATGAACAGAGTAGTACACAGAATGGGAACAGAAGGTCACAAAATCGACACAGTTTGTTCAAATATGGTTCTCTCTTCCTATGGAGCTCATGATGCATTGCCCCAAATGGGTTCTTGGTTACAGAAGTTGAAGGGTTTTAATGTTCCTTTCTCCATAAGGACGTATAACTCGGTCTTGAATTCTTGTCCTACCATCATATCAATGTTGAAAGACTTGGATAGCTGTCCGGTTTCTCTTTCTGAACTGCGTACTTTTCTGAATGAGGACGAAGCACTTCTGGTCCATGAATTGACTCAGTCATCAGTTTTAGATGAAGCAATTGAGTGGAACGCGGTAGAGGGTAAGTTGGATTTACATGGTATGCACTTGAGCTCATCGTATTTGATATTGCTGCAATGGATGGATGAGACCAGACTTAGATTTAGCGAAGAAAAGTGTGTAATTCCTGCAGAGATTGTAGTTGTTTCTGGATCTGGAAAGCATAGCAATGTAAGAGGAGAGTCACCGGTGAAAGCGCTGGTTAAAAAGATAATGGTGCGTACTGGAAGCCCGATGAGAATTGACCGGAAGAATGTTGGTAGTTTTATTGCCAAGGGAAAAACTGTTAAAGAATGGCTCTGCAAATGA
- a CDS encoding F-box SKIP23-like protein (DUF295) (CONTAINS InterPro DOMAIN/s: F-box domain, cyclin-like (InterPro:IPR001810), Protein of unknown function DUF295 (InterPro:IPR005174); BEST Arabidopsis thaliana protein match is: F-box family protein with a domain of unknown function (DUF295) (TAIR:AT2G17030.1); Has 325 Blast hits to 323 proteins in 11 species: Archae - 0; Bacteria - 0; Metazoa - 0; Fungi - 0; Plants - 325; Viruses - 0; Other Eukaryotes - 0 (source: NCBI BLink).), producing the protein MMDWATLPKDLLDLISKCLESSFDLIQFRSVCSSWRSAAGPKRLLWAHNLPFFPSDDKPFLSNVILRVAHQSILLIKPNEPQCEADLFGWIVKVWDNIYVSRKMTLLKPLSSSRNYFPQHLPRIFDMSKFTVRELCREVKLYHPDYYCVPGHTALELELGKTVVKYLNDDKFVLLTILEYGKLAVFRSWDREWTVINDYIPSRCQDLIMFDGRFFAIDYNGRTVVVDYSSFKLTLAANPLIGGGDKKFLIESCGEMFLVDIEFCLNEKPEFTGGFYSYFNETTVSYKFKFFKLVEREKRWVEVEDLGDKMFFLGDDSTFSASTADIIPRCVGTGSFVFFYTHEESLVVMDDRNLGVFDFRSGKTELVNKLPEYAKLFWPPPPWITTSHESVENYTGETSSQSQS; encoded by the exons ATGATGGATTGGGCAACACTGCCAAAGGATCTCTTAGACCTGATCTCCAAATGTCTAGAATCTTCCTTTGATCTCATACAGTTCCGTTCTGTATGTTCTTCATGGCGATCTGCCGCGGGGCCAAAGCGCCTTCTCTGGGCACATAACCTCCCGTTCTTCCCCTCTGATGACAAACCCTTTCTCTCCAATGTAATCCTCCGCGTCGCGCACCAGAGTATTTTACTTATCAAGCCTAATGAACCGCAATGCGAGGCGGATCTGTTTGGATGGATTGTCAAGGTTTGGGATAACATATATGTATCTCGTAAGATGACCCTTCTCAAACCGTTGAGTTCTTCAAGAAACTACTTTCCTCAGCATTTACCTCGTATTTTCGATATGTCTAAGTTTACGGTTCGTGAATTGTGTCGGGAAGTCAAGCTCTATCATCCTGATTACTACTGTGTCCCTGGACACACAGCTTTAGAGTTGGAGTTGGGGAAAACTGTTGTCAAGTACCTAAATGATGACAAATTCGTGTTGCTTACAATTCTTGAATATGGAAAGTTAGCTGTGTTTAGGTCTTGGGATCGAGAATGGACTGTGATCAATGATTACATACCTTCTCGTTGTCAAGATTTGATTATGTTCGATGGACGTTTCTTTGCTATCGACTACAATGGGAGGACTGTAGTTGTTGACTACTCTTCTTTCAAATTGACATTGGCCGCTAATCCTTTGATTGGCGGCGGTGACAAGAAGTTTCTGATTGAATCTTGTGGTGAAATGTTTCTGGTGGATATAGAGTTTTGCCTGAATGAAAAACCGGAATTCACAGGGGGTTTCTATTCGTATTTTAATGAGACCACGGTCagttacaaatttaaattctttaaattagtggaaagagagaagagatgggTTGAGGTTGAGGATCTTGGGGATAAGATGTTTTTCCTTGGTGATGACTCCACCTTTTCCGCTTCAACTGCTGATATTATACCTCGCTGCGTGGGAACTGGAAGCTTCGTGTTCTTCTACACGCATGAGGAATCCTTGGTGGTGATGGATGATCGAAACTTGGGAGTGTTTGATTTCAGGAGTGGGAAAACAGAGCTGGTAAACAAACTCCCTGAATATGCCAAGTTGTTTTGGCCTCCACCTCCATGGATTACTACTTCTCATGAG AGTGTTGAAAATTATACTGGAGAAACATCATCACAATCCCAATCTTGA
- a CDS encoding F-box SKIP23-like protein (DUF295) gives MDWATLPKDLLDLISKCLESSFDLIQFRSVCSSWRSAAGPKRLLWAHNLPFFPSDDKPFLSNVILRVAHQSILLIKPNEPQCEADLFGWIVKVWDNIYVSRKMTLLKPLSSSRNYFPQHLPRIFDMSKFTVRELCREVKLYHPDYYCVPGHTALELELGKTVVKYLNDDKFVLLTILEYGKLAVFRSWDREWTVINDYIPSRCQDLIMFDGRFFAIDYNGRTVVVDYSSFKLTLAANPLIGGGDKKFLIESCGEMFLVDIEFCLNEKPEFTGGFYSYFNETTVSYKFKFFKLVEREKRWVEVEDLGDKMFFLGDDSTFSASTADIIPRCVGTGSFVFFYTHEESLVVMDDRNLGVFDFRSGKTELVNKLPEYAKLFWPPPPWITTSHESVENYTGETSSQSQS, from the exons ATGGATTGGGCAACACTGCCAAAGGATCTCTTAGACCTGATCTCCAAATGTCTAGAATCTTCCTTTGATCTCATACAGTTCCGTTCTGTATGTTCTTCATGGCGATCTGCCGCGGGGCCAAAGCGCCTTCTCTGGGCACATAACCTCCCGTTCTTCCCCTCTGATGACAAACCCTTTCTCTCCAATGTAATCCTCCGCGTCGCGCACCAGAGTATTTTACTTATCAAGCCTAATGAACCGCAATGCGAGGCGGATCTGTTTGGATGGATTGTCAAGGTTTGGGATAACATATATGTATCTCGTAAGATGACCCTTCTCAAACCGTTGAGTTCTTCAAGAAACTACTTTCCTCAGCATTTACCTCGTATTTTCGATATGTCTAAGTTTACGGTTCGTGAATTGTGTCGGGAAGTCAAGCTCTATCATCCTGATTACTACTGTGTCCCTGGACACACAGCTTTAGAGTTGGAGTTGGGGAAAACTGTTGTCAAGTACCTAAATGATGACAAATTCGTGTTGCTTACAATTCTTGAATATGGAAAGTTAGCTGTGTTTAGGTCTTGGGATCGAGAATGGACTGTGATCAATGATTACATACCTTCTCGTTGTCAAGATTTGATTATGTTCGATGGACGTTTCTTTGCTATCGACTACAATGGGAGGACTGTAGTTGTTGACTACTCTTCTTTCAAATTGACATTGGCCGCTAATCCTTTGATTGGCGGCGGTGACAAGAAGTTTCTGATTGAATCTTGTGGTGAAATGTTTCTGGTGGATATAGAGTTTTGCCTGAATGAAAAACCGGAATTCACAGGGGGTTTCTATTCGTATTTTAATGAGACCACGGTCagttacaaatttaaattctttaaattagtggaaagagagaagagatgggTTGAGGTTGAGGATCTTGGGGATAAGATGTTTTTCCTTGGTGATGACTCCACCTTTTCCGCTTCAACTGCTGATATTATACCTCGCTGCGTGGGAACTGGAAGCTTCGTGTTCTTCTACACGCATGAGGAATCCTTGGTGGTGATGGATGATCGAAACTTGGGAGTGTTTGATTTCAGGAGTGGGAAAACAGAGCTGGTAAACAAACTCCCTGAATATGCCAAGTTGTTTTGGCCTCCACCTCCATGGATTACTACTTCTCATGAG AGTGTTGAAAATTATACTGGAGAAACATCATCACAATCCCAATCTTGA